In Rhodamnia argentea isolate NSW1041297 chromosome 11, ASM2092103v1, whole genome shotgun sequence, one genomic interval encodes:
- the LOC115735584 gene encoding methyl jasmonate esterase 1-like gives MDKKKLNLASLALLILFLFCLEQNEASFESKHFVLVHGSGHGAWCWYKVAKLLRSSGHRVTALDLAASGIDPLQAKSLQSISEYFKPLRDVMEGLASHERVILVGHSLGGLALSQVMEKFPEKIALAVFVTASMPGPELNISTLNQESLRRSPPVLDSHYTYDSGPNNPPTTFSFGPIFLASTVYQLSPIEDLTLASMLLRPLRLFSDEDMSKQITLSRKNYGSVRRIFVLSEEDKLFPKDLAEWMIERNPPDEVLKTRGSDHMVMMSKPTELVAILQETARKYW, from the exons ATGGACAAAAAGAAGCTCAACCTCGCGTCACTTGCCCtcctcatcctcttcctcttctgctTGGAGCAGAATGAAGCGTCTTTTGAAAGCAAGCACTTTGTTCTGGTTCATGGGTCAGGCCACGGCGCGTGGTGTTGGTACAAGGTCGCGAAATTGCTAAGATCATCCGGTCACAGAGTCACTGCACTTGACCTGGCAGCTTCCGGGATCGACCCGCTTCAGGCCAAATCTCTGCAATCGATCTCTGAGTACTTCAAGCCCCTGAGAGATGTCATGGAAGGTCTAGCTTCACATGAGAGAGTGATCCTAGTCGGTCACAGCTTGGGTGGGTTGGCTCTTTCTCAGGTGATGGAGAAATTCCCCGAGAAGATTGCCCTTGCTGTTTTTGTCACGGCCTCGATGCCCGGTCCTGAACTCAATATTTCTACTCTCAATCAAGAG TCTCTCAGAAGATCTCCACCTGTTCTAGACAGCCACTACACCTACGACAGTGGGCCGAACAACCCTCCGACCACCTTCAGTTTCGGTCCAATTTTCTTGGCTTCGACCGTTTATCAGCTCAGCCCAATTGAG GACTTGACGTTGGCGAGCATGTTGCTCAGGCCACTGCGTTTGTTCAGCGACGAGGACATGTCGAAGCAGATAACATTGTCCCGGAAGAATTATGGTTCTGTGCGCAGGATCTTCGTGCTTTCCGAGGAAGATAAGCTCTTTCCGAAGGATCTTGCAGAGTGGATGATCGAGCGCAATCCGCCAGATGAAGTGTTGAAGACGAGAGGATCGGATCACATGGTCATGATGTCCAAACCCACCGAATTAGTGGCAATTCTCCAGGAAACTGCCCGTAAGTATTGGTGA
- the LOC115735581 gene encoding jasmonate-induced oxygenase 2-like isoform X2 yields MGEVNPALIQDIEHRPKLAAPQAEGIPLIDLASLTGYSPSDGGAVAASTAAEWLVAEIGDACKKWGFFAVVNHGVAVEKRARIEREAREFFGQGLEEKKKVRRDEKKVLGYYETEHTKNVRDWQQVFDFTVQEPTLVPASLEDGEGGVTEWINQWPDYPPGLREALKEYARELEKLAYKLMGLIAQSLGLPANRFDEFFKDQTSFVRLNHYPVCPVPHLALGVGRHKDAVALTILAQDDVGGLEVKRKSDGEWVLVKPIPDSFIINVGDIIQVWSNKAYESVEHRVMVNSEKERFSIPFFFSPSHYTMVQPLKELTDEHDPPKYRPYNWGKFLVTRKASNFKKLEVENIQIHHFRI; encoded by the exons ATGGGAGAGGTCAATCCGGCGCTCATACAAGACATCGAACATAGGCCGAAGCTCGCCGCACCACAAGCTGAAGGCATCCCGCTCATCGACCTCGCCTCCCTCACCGGCTACTCGCCCTCCGACGGTGGTGCTGTCGCTGCTTCCACCGCCGCCGAATGGCTCGTGGCAGAGATAGGGGATGCTTGCAAGAAGTGGGGATTCTTCGCAGTGGTGAACCACGGGGTAGCAGTGGAGAAGAGGGCGAGGATAGAGCGGGAGGCGAGGGAGTTCTTCGGGCAGGgtttggaggagaagaagaaggtgaggaGGGACGAGAAGAAGGTGTTGGGGTACTACGAGACGGAGCATACCAAGAACGTGAGGGACTGGCAGCAGGTCTTCGACTTCACCGTGCAAGAGCCGACGCTCGTCCCGGCCTCCCTTGAGGATGGCGAAGGGGGCGTCACTGAGTGGATCAATCAGTGGCCTGACTACCCTCCTGGATTAAG ggaagCATTGAAAGAGTACGCACGAGAATTGGAGAAACTCGCGTACAAGCTGATGGGACTGATAGCTCAGAGCCTGGGCTTGCCCGCGAACAGGTTCGACGAGTTCTTCAAGGACCAGACCAGCTTCGTCCGGCTCAACCACTATCCGGTATGCCCCGTGCCGCACCTTGCTCTGGGCGTGGGCCGCCACAAGGACGCGGTGGCGCTCACCATCCTGGCTCAAGATGACGTCGGAGGCCtcgaggtgaagaggaagagtgaTGGGGAGTGGGTCCTGGTCAAGCCCATCCCTGATTCCTTCATCATCAACGTTGGGGACATTATTCAG GTTTGGAGCAATAAGGCTTACGAGAGCGTCGAACACAGAGTGATGGTGAACTCGGAGAAAGAGAGGTTCTCGATTCCGTTCTTCTTCAGCCCATCGCACTACACCATGGTGCAGCCACTGAAGGAACTGACCGATGAGCACGACCCTCCAAAGTATAGGCCATACAACTGGGGCAAGTTCTTGGTCACCCGAAAAGCAAGCAACTTCAAAAAGCTTGAGGTGGAGAACATCCAGATTCACCACTTCAGGATATGA
- the LOC115735581 gene encoding jasmonate-induced oxygenase 2-like isoform X1: MGEVDPAFIQDVEHRPKLAAPQAEGIPLIDLASLTGYSPSDGGAVAASTAIERLVAEIGDACKKWGFFAVVNHGVAVEKRERIEREAREFFGQGLEEKKKVRRDERKVFGYYETEHTKNVRDWKEVFDFAVQEPMLVPASHEDGEEGVTEWTNQWPEYPPGLREALKEYARELEKLAYKLMGLIAQSLGLPANRFDEFFKDQTSFVRLNHYPVCPVPHLALGVGRHKDAVALTILAQDDVGGLEVKRKSDGEWVLVKPIPDSFIINVGDIIQVWSNKAYESVEHRVMVNSEKERFSIPFFFSPSHYTMVQPLKELTDEHDPPKYRPYNWGKFLVTRKASNFKKLEVENIQIHHFRI; the protein is encoded by the exons ATGGGAGAGGTCGATCCGGCGTTCATACAAGACGTCGAACATAGGCCGAAGCTCGCCGCACCACAAGCTGAAGGCATCCCGCTCATCGACCTCGCCTCCCTCACCGGCTACTCGCCCTCCGACGGTGGTGCTGTCGCTGCTTCCACCGCCATCGAACGGCTCGTGGCGGAGATAGGGGATGCTTGCAAGAAGTGGGGATTCTTCGCGGTGGTGAACCACGGGGTGGCAGtggagaagagggagaggatAGAGCGGGAGGCGAGGGAGTTCTTCGGGCAGGgtttggaggagaagaagaaggtgaggaGGGACGAGAGGAAGGTGTTTGGGTACTACGAGACGGAGCACACCAAGAACGTGAGGGACTGGAAGGAGGTCTTCGACTTCGCTGTGCAGGAGCCGATGCTCGTACCGGCCTCGCATGAGGACGGCGAAGAGGGTGTCACTGAGTGGACCAATCAGTGGCCTGAGTACCCTCCTGGATTAAG ggaagCATTGAAAGAGTACGCACGAGAATTGGAGAAACTCGCGTACAAGCTGATGGGACTGATAGCTCAGAGCCTGGGCTTGCCCGCGAACAGGTTCGACGAGTTCTTCAAGGACCAGACCAGCTTCGTCCGGCTCAACCACTATCCGGTATGCCCCGTGCCGCACCTTGCTCTGGGCGTGGGCCGCCACAAGGACGCGGTGGCGCTCACCATCCTGGCTCAAGATGACGTCGGAGGCCtcgaggtgaagaggaagagtgaTGGGGAGTGGGTCCTGGTCAAGCCCATCCCTGATTCCTTCATCATCAACGTTGGGGACATTATTCAG GTTTGGAGCAATAAGGCTTACGAGAGCGTCGAACACAGAGTGATGGTGAACTCGGAGAAAGAGAGGTTCTCGATTCCGTTCTTCTTCAGCCCATCGCACTACACCATGGTGCAGCCACTGAAGGAACTGACCGATGAGCACGACCCTCCAAAGTATAGGCCATACAACTGGGGCAAGTTCTTGGTCACCCGAAAAGCAAGCAACTTCAAAAAGCTTGAGGTGGAGAACATCCAGATTCACCACTTCAGGATATGA
- the LOC115735581 gene encoding jasmonate-induced oxygenase 2-like isoform X3 → MGEVNPALIQDIEHRPKLAAPQAEGIPLIDLASLTGYSPSDGGAVAASTAAEWLVAEIGDACKKWGFFAVVNHGVAVEKRARIEREAREFFGQGLEEKKKVRRDEKKVLGYYETEHTKNVRDWQQVFDFTVQEPTLVPASLEDGEGGVTEWINQWPDYPPGLREACEEYAGELKKLAYKLMGLTTQSLGLPANRFDEFFEDQTSFVRLNHYPPCPAPHLALGVGRHKGLGPLTILAQDDVGWLEVKRKSDGEWVQVKPIPSAFIINVGDIIQVWSNEKYESVEHRVTVNSEKGRFSIPFFFIQPHYTMVQLPKELTDEHNPPKYRPYNWGKFLVTRKASNFKKLDVENLQIHHFRT, encoded by the exons ATGGGAGAGGTCAATCCGGCGCTCATACAAGACATCGAACATAGGCCGAAGCTCGCCGCACCACAAGCTGAAGGCATCCCGCTCATCGACCTCGCCTCCCTCACCGGCTACTCGCCCTCCGACGGTGGTGCTGTCGCTGCTTCCACCGCCGCCGAATGGCTCGTGGCAGAGATAGGGGATGCTTGCAAGAAGTGGGGATTCTTCGCAGTGGTGAACCACGGGGTAGCAGTGGAGAAGAGGGCGAGGATAGAGCGGGAGGCGAGGGAGTTCTTCGGGCAGGgtttggaggagaagaagaaggtgaggaGGGACGAGAAGAAGGTGTTGGGGTACTACGAGACGGAGCATACCAAGAACGTGAGGGACTGGCAGCAGGTCTTCGACTTCACCGTGCAAGAGCCGACGCTCGTCCCGGCCTCCCTTGAGGATGGCGAAGGGGGCGTCACTGAGTGGATCAATCAGTGGCCTGACTACCCTCCTGGATTAAG GGAAGCATGCGAAGAATACGCAggagaattgaagaagctcgCGTACAAGCTAATGGGACTGACAACTCAGAGCCTCGGCTTGCCAGCAAACAGGTTTGACGAATTCTTCGAGGACCAGACCAGCTTCGTCCGGCTCAACCACTATCCGCCGTGCCCCGCGCCACACCTCGCTCTGGGGGTGGGCCGCCACAAGGGCTTAGGGCCGCTCACCATCCTGGCTCAAGACGACGTCGGATGGCtcgaggtgaagaggaagagtgaTGGGGAATGGGTCCAAGTCAAACCCATCCCTAGTGCGTTCATTATCAATGTTGGCGACATTATTCAG GTTTGGAGCAACGAGAAGTACGAGAGCGTGGAGCACAGAGTGACGGTGAACTCGGAGAAAGGGAGGTTCTCGATTCCATTCTTCTTCATCCAGCCGCACTATACCATGGTGCAACTACCGAAGGAATTGACAGATGAGCACAACCCTCCCAAGTACAGGCCATACAACTGGGGCAAGTTCTTGGTCACCCGAAAAGCAAGCAACTTCAAGAAGCTTGACGTCGAGAACCTCCAGATTCACCATTTCAGGACATGA